Genomic window (Isachenkonia alkalipeptolytica):
ACTCCTCTAAAATACTTAAGGTTTTTATATCCAGATCATTGGTGGGCTCATCGAGAAACAGGACATTCGGTGCCTGCATTAAAATACTCAGCAAGTACAGTCTTCGCTTCTCTCCCCCGGATAACTTTCGAATCAAGGTCCACTGGGCGTCCGGAGGAAACAAGAACCGTTCCAGCATCTGGGATGCGGTAATTTTTTTGCCCTCCTTCGTGGAAATATATTCCCGTTCCCGGCGGATATAATCAATCACCCGAAGATCCTCAGGAAGGGGGTCCATCTCCTGGGCATAAAAGCCGATGTTCACCGTTTCTCCGATCTCCAAAACTCCTTCAAAATCCGTGATTTTGCCGCCGAGAATATTAATCAAGGTGGTTTTTCCGCTACCGTTTTCTCCGATTATGCCGATGCGGTCTTTGGGAAGTACCGTGTAGGAGAAATCTTTAATCAGTGGCGTCTCTATTAATTGATCCTGCTTCTTCTCTTCAGTTCTTTCTGTAGTTCTATTTGCAGCTCTTTTTGCAGTTCTTTCCGAAGTCATTTCTGCGGGGCTGTGCTGCATCTCTTCTCCATCCGCCGCTACGTCGTCCTCTCCTAGCTCTTCTCCAGCCGTCCCTACTGGGTCATGCTTCGCCTTTTCTATGGCCGTCCCTACTGGTTCATGCTTAGCTTTTTCTTTGGCCGTCCCTACTGGATCATGCTTCGCCTTTTCTCCATCCGTCGCTACGCCGTCCTCTCCCAGCTCTTTCCTAGCTTCTTCCATCGGCTCCCAGAAACTTTTCGAGATGTTCTCCCCTTCAATAACCTTCTTTCCCAGCCGGGTGGAGCCTACGGAGATTTCCATTTGACTGTCCTCGCCCCCGTCTTTTTCCTCTTTCAGTTTATCAAAGCGCTGAATTCTCGCCTTTTGTTTGGTCCCCCGGCCCTGAACACCGGCCCGGATCCATTCCAGCTCGCTTTTATACAGACTTTTTTTCTTCTCCAGTTCCCGGGCATTCTTCTCTTCCCTTACGGCTTTTTCTTCGAGGTACCGGGTATAATTCCCTTCATAACTGTAAAGGTTTCCTCCTTCCACCTCCAGGATACGGTTGGCAATTCGGTCCAGAAAGTACCGGTCATGGGTAACCATCACCAAGGTGGTTTGTTTTTCCTTTAAGTAGGCCTCCAGCCAATCGATGATCTCATTGTCCAAGTGATTGGTGGGCTCGTCCAGAATTAACATTTCCGAAGGCTGAATCAGGGCGGAGGCAAGGGCGATCCGCTTTCGCTGGCCCCCGGAGAGATCCCCTACCCGCCGGCTGAAATCTGTAATGCCCAGTCGGGTAAGAATTGCTTTGGCTTCCTTCTCCAAATCCCAGGCATTTTCATCTTCGATTTTCCCGCTGAGTTCGATGATTTTTTCCCCGGAAGGCTCCCCCTTATCCAATTCCTGCTGGTATCGATACAGGAGCTGTATTTTCCGGTCCTCACCATAAAACACCTGCTCTAATACCCGGTGTTCTTCCTTGAATTCCGGGTTTTGAGGCAGATAATGGGTCCGGATATTCCCCCGCTGAATAACCTCTCCGCTGTCGGGAACCTCTTTTTTAGCAATGATTCTAAGAAGGGTGGTCTTTCCCGCCCCGTTGACGCCGATGATCCCGATTTTATCCCCTTGCTGAATCCCCAGATTTACGCCGTCCAGCAATACTCGTTCCGTATAGCTTTTTGTGATGTTTTCCAAACTCATTACATTCATATTTATCAACCTCGACTTTTCTAAATGGTATATTGGATCTGACAGCGGGACGGAGTTTTTGTCATCTCTAGATGACAAAAACTCCGTCCCGCTGTCATCCTTTTCTTACTCATTGTAACTTGAACCTCTCATTACTGAAGTCATAAGATTCTTGGGAACAGAGCGTAC
Coding sequences:
- a CDS encoding ABC-F family ATP-binding cassette domain-containing protein, producing the protein MNVMSLENITKSYTERVLLDGVNLGIQQGDKIGIIGVNGAGKTTLLRIIAKKEVPDSGEVIQRGNIRTHYLPQNPEFKEEHRVLEQVFYGEDRKIQLLYRYQQELDKGEPSGEKIIELSGKIEDENAWDLEKEAKAILTRLGITDFSRRVGDLSGGQRKRIALASALIQPSEMLILDEPTNHLDNEIIDWLEAYLKEKQTTLVMVTHDRYFLDRIANRILEVEGGNLYSYEGNYTRYLEEKAVREEKNARELEKKKSLYKSELEWIRAGVQGRGTKQKARIQRFDKLKEEKDGGEDSQMEISVGSTRLGKKVIEGENISKSFWEPMEEARKELGEDGVATDGEKAKHDPVGTAKEKAKHEPVGTAIEKAKHDPVGTAGEELGEDDVAADGEEMQHSPAEMTSERTAKRAANRTTERTEEKKQDQLIETPLIKDFSYTVLPKDRIGIIGENGSGKTTLINILGGKITDFEGVLEIGETVNIGFYAQEMDPLPEDLRVIDYIRREREYISTKEGKKITASQMLERFLFPPDAQWTLIRKLSGGEKRRLYLLSILMQAPNVLFLDEPTNDLDIKTLSILEEYLEEFPGAVISVSHDRYFLDRTVDKIFSFEAHNIYEHPGNYSDYLERKARGAVGAVLGEAPKAGRHAKEQPGTKEGKALAEKGVAGNAGNGIAGKSHQLKFSYKEKREFETIDQDISAIEQELEAIERDIENAAEDFQKLQELLAMKAKKEQALEEKMERWVYLNELKDTIERQE